In the Uranotaenia lowii strain MFRU-FL chromosome 1, ASM2978415v1, whole genome shotgun sequence genome, TCCAAagattatttctttaaaatggtaggtatcattattttaaattcaatttctaatgaaaataaactcaaaaaatgtGTGTGCGCTTGATGGAATTTCTACCACTGTATGTTCTTACAACATTCCAGAGCTGAGctcaattaaaaatgttaacttTGATGGTGATAACTTTATGATTTCAACATGCACTCACAATCGTTAACAATTATCTTATTTTAGTTCAATTGTTACGGTCGCCTAATAATATCTTTCCAAAGGCTCTCAAAATAGACATACCCATTAAAGGTCTCTTTAAAAGAATGGACTTCAATCCTATCTGAAAAGCAGTAAGAACCTGACGTAAGTATAACAAGAGACCCTGTAGTAGCACCGAGTTCGAGAAGCAGTGGCAACCTGTGACAGTAGCCATAAATTAAAAACCAATTCAGTCCAGTAGAGCCTTCCCCCCGGGGTCACATTAATCCGATGTAACAAAACCGAAATCAATGGTTGAACTTTAAACAATTGCTAGTGGCCTGATCACACGTAGGTTTCCGTTACCGTAGGTACGATCTGAATGATACAATGTTCCTATAGAATGAATCTGTTCTGTTGGGACCATAATGACTAGGCCACGTTGCCCGGCTGGCCGTTGGGAATCGACCTCGCCCATAGCTTACCTATACCTATACTAGTCAGTATCCATACGAATTTGCGAATCACCGGCCTCCGCGACATAGTGCATAGCTGCTGCTGACCGTCGTTGTGTGAGAGccaattgaatacaaaaaaagcTGTGCAAAAAGATTAATGATTCTGGCCAAGCACCATAGGAGCGCTACCCTAGGTACAGGTTTATACCCGGTATTGGTTCAAAAGGGAACTGTGGCATTtatgaaagagaaaaaataaaataaaataaaatatgggaGCACCTGTGAATCGATGCGGCTTTGCTAGCTAGCGGCAACATTCAGTCAACAGCGGCGACAACGAGCGTGCCTACTTgaagcgtcgtcgtcgtcgccgtcgCAAGGAACCGGTGACCAAGCGCCCTGCCTGAGTATCTAAATGTAGAAGAATTTAATTATGCAGATAACCCGGAATGCCGTCGTTGTCGCCAACTTCAACGTCCTCGCATATGTTCGTACTTGGCCAATGCCAACTGGCTAATACTTTTTCTGAGCTGCTTGCCTGCTGATGTGTATGCTCATGTGAGTGCATAACAGCTAGCTTCATAACTCGTTTACCACcttgttattgatgtttatgtTGATGGCTGGCTTTAGAGTCGagaaaagaatacaaaaaaaaacgacagaGGCAATCTTTTTCTAGACGTGTTCATATCAACAACTCCATCCCAAAATGGACCATACATGCATATGTGCCTAACCGAATGTCATGTTTTCAAAGTGAGGAACCTTCAATGGGAAAGCAAACACCCTCCAGAAGGCAAGCAAAGTGCTCAGAGATTTTTCCGTTTTGAAAAAGAAGGTTATCccatcctgatccttatcaaTTTCCTGATTATCCTCTTACCGGTTAGCCCCAAATGACATCATTTTAGGATGATGACCACCGGCTATGGCTTCATTCATTGAGGAAATTCCTTGCCATCCATGGAGAAGAATGCAAACAATCCCATCCAGGATCCGGAGCGACAATCACCCTCAAATTCATTTCCCAACACAAAAAGTGTGTCCCCATCAACCCCAACAACGCAAATCCACAGACGGAGATGCCAAAGTCGAAGCTAATTAATTAATCCACCTTCACTTCACCTCGTCATCGAGTGAGGGAACCGAAATGTCCACACACAAACaccattcaaagtttttaaccGGTGTGATGTTGTtcccagggtggccagcgagtttctattttcaaattcccggtttttcccggttttcccgaatgaaattttatggtttccCTCGTTTCAAAATGCGCGAATAAATATGTCCATTTGGCCAAAACTGAAGATATGTTTATGCAAGTTGAATGTAAAAGTGTGAGAGGACTTAGTTCAATCTTGAAACTCAAAAGTTATTCGAATTATGGTGATCGTATTacggtaagaaaaaaaatctagttgtCCGAACCTTACCCGAAAATTGTTActttcttttcagtctttcatACCATCTTTGTTTTTTATAAGAGAAACTGCTACATTTTTATTATTCGCATAGATAAATCATAGTTTTGATATGATGCCATATAATACTTNNNNNNNNNNNNNNNNNNNNNNNNNNNNNNNNNNNNNNNNNNNNNNNNNNNNNNNNNNNNNNNNNNNNNNNNNNNNNNNNNNNNNNNNNNNNNNNNNNNNNNNNNNNNNNNNNNNNNNNNNNNNNNNNNNNNNNNNNNNNNNNNNNNNNNNNNNNNNNNNNNNNNNNNNNNNNNNNNNNNNNNNNNNNNNNNNNNNNNNNNNNNNNNNNNNNNNNNNNNNNNNNNNNNNNNNNNNNNNNNNNNNNNNNNNNNNNNNNNNNNNNNNNNNNNNNNNNNNNNNNNNNNNNNNNNNNNNNNNNNNNNNNNNNNNNNNNNNNNNNNNNNNNNNNNNNNNNNNNNNNNNNNNNNNNNNNNNNNNNNNNNNNNNNNNNNNNNNNNNNNNNNNNNNNNNNNNNNNNNNNNNNNNNNNNNNNNNNNNNNNNNNNNNNNNNNNNNNNNNNNNNNNNNNNNNNNNNNNNNNNNNNNNNNNNNNNNNNNNNNNNNNNNNNNNNNNNNNNNNNTATACTTCACTTTATGCTTGTGAAACCGTTTAAAATATGTCAATACTTGTCGTTGTATTGCATTTTATTATCTACTGATAATTGCACATCTTGATAATTAAAACTTTGATCATTTTCAACAGAAACTCAAATGACCATTtatgttttttagttttaatgcGTTAAACGTTTCTAGATGAAGTATGATGGTATAAGACATTTGTGGGCTAGGTTTCAAAGTACAATAgcggaaaaatggaaaaaaaatccacgtaCATTGTCAAAGTGTATCAATATATAGTATATCTAACTTAACAATCATACTTACGTTAGCTGATAGCGGACGAAATCAACAGGCAGGCGTCATAGTCGGGGACTGATCAAAGCTCTTATaagttcttcttcttctttcttctcgttttagttttttagtcaGAGAATGAAACTCTGAAACTCTCTATTAAGTTGAATTTAGAACTTCTCGCAAGCAAAACCTCACAAAAACTGCGTGCGTAATTTGATATTCGGCATTTGGAATCTCTCGACAATTTTTCACTTATCTTTAAAGCACGAAACTCTTAAACCTGTGTCACTTTATGGCAATCCAACGCAACTCATTTGTTCGATACGCCTTTCAACATCACCGGCACTAGGTCTACGCAGTCGTTCCTGCAAACAGTCGTTTGCTAGCTCCAACAGCTGCCGACCAACAACGCTCCAAAGAGGAAGCTGTTCAGGTTCAATCTTCCTGTCAACCATAGCTTCCCAATCGGCATCACGGGCCGTGACCCGTTCTAGCAAATCGGGCTCATCGCTCTGGGAAAGTATTGCGTGCAGTACTGCTTCACCCGTAGCAACCTCAGCTATCACCACCCCAAATGAGTATATGTCCAAAGCAGGAGTAACGGTGCGTCGCAGGGCTTCCGGTGCTAAATATGGTCCCGTCCCCACAACTCCGGTTGTCGTTAGGCTActgattgatttgattaaacCAAATCACACAACTTAGCTATTTCTCCGTGAAGCAGAATATTTCTTAGCGTCACATCCCGATGAATTATGTTAACGGCAGGGTCGTGTAGGAATTTTATAGCCCGAGAAATCCCCAGAAGGTAGTTCAGTCTTCTGGCAACTGGCACTGGAAATCGTTTTTCGTTTGATTGTCTCAACAAATCCTCCAGCGTACCATCCGGTAGATATTCGTACACTAAACTGAGTTGATCATCATTTGAGTAGCCGAGTAACCGGACAATGTTCGGATGTCGATTTCGGGTCAGAAGGTCAAGTTCTCGATTATATTTTTCCTCGTATTTGTAGTTCGATGGAAAAAGTCGTTTGATGGCCGCTACAGGAATGTCTTTGGTGAGGTGTAATCCCAAGAAAACTTGGCCGAAACCTCCGGATCCTAGAAGTCGCCCATTTGGGTTATTCCAAGCTCTGTTTGTGAATGGTCGACTGTCAAAGTTGGCAGTTGCCGATTGTAGATAGGCAAAACGGAATTGGATTGGAGTGTCCAGCTCAGCGCTAATagttgaagaaaattctatcAAATTAGAACTGGACACTGGTTGAGGTTGTCCGAAAAACGATAGATTGGGCAAATCGTTCGCCGATATTTGATCGGGCCCGTTTAACAAAGACGAAATTGCTGGACCGTCAAAggaactgaaattaaaaaaaaatattagaatgaTTCACTAGAATCAAAACTCCAAGTTCTACTCACCGGTTCGTATTCGAAGATCCCTCCTCTTGGTCCTCACTTATCGATTCCAGTCGTTCACTACGACTTATGCTTTCGTTTCGATTGATACTGTGTTCACTGCTGTTACGGCCATTTGTAACGGTGCTTTCGCTACCGCTTGATTCGTTATTTGACGAGGACATTGAATCACGGTTCATGGAAGCTTGATTCGGCCCACTCAAGAGCCCGCTTAAATCAGGCAGCGGTGAATCATTTTTAGTGTCCGATAAAATAGACGGAATACGACCATCGAGTATAGAATCCCGAGGAATCTCGTTGGGGAAATTTACAATGTCTTCACGTTTGGGTGTCGAAGGacgatttaaattgttttcaagcGTAAGTGATTGCATTCCGTTTTGCAACTGGGAAGAATTTGGGTAGGAAATCCGATCCAGATCTTTTTCCAGGAGCTCTTGAAGGACTAGTTCCGTATCGACTTCAGCTGCCGGACCTTTTGATGGTCTAACCGGGCgagctattttcaaaagttatccgCTATGTAATCGGCTGCTCTGAACAATTCCGCCGTTATCAAGAGTTGATAGAGATGGTTCAAAGTCGGCCTCTTTTTCCCCGAAGTTCCCCATTCTTCGAAAAGCAGTAAGATTGGTGAACTTCCTTGTCGGGTAGCTGCCTCTCTAAGAtctctgaaataaaaattaaaaatttaaggaacttttctctaacaaaaaaaaacatgactcACTCCTCATGTTGACCGGTGTAGCGCAGCTGATAGCTCCGGGGTGGCTGACCGATGTCGTCCAGATTTCGCGGGATCAGCTCCATGAGCGTGTGTAAATCACTCTTTAAGATTCCGGCCACAGAATCCAACTCGAAGAGAATCCTTCGAAGTTCGGTGTCCGCTTTATACTGCGGCATTATTAATAGTTACCGATAACAATCAACAGGTCGAATAAGCTGGCACTTAACCGTCGATAACAAACGTCATTGCAAGGAGCGATACTTTAAACTACGGCTTATTTTATAAGGCACTTgatgaaattataaaacaactaaaacttttaaaaaatggatAAACTGGCACGCGAACGCGATAAAAACCGAAAACGaatggatttttgttttgactgaagcaatttcaaaacaaaactttctcTGAAGGTGTAAGGCATAACTGGTCGAAATCCTGTGTGTGTTATAATAAGTTTGTAGACTATCGAATGCCGAACAATCAATATATTCAAATGGCTCGGGAGCTTTCAATAAACtatacaaatcaaatttaaaatttgtgtaaGCTAATTGAATAAAACTCAAAAGCTCATAAGGCATTTCTAACTTGATTTTTCGAGAGTGTGATCCATTTATTTCAAACTCagctattccaaaaaaaaaacagcaaaaaaacacaaacaaacaaaaaaaaaataagtaaaaaaaaatattaacatgaCAATTCACATTAtcatgatgaaattaaaaagcaatttaaaaatcgataaacaagcaaaataagaaaaaaaaaacaaaataacaataatttccgaaaactcagaaaaaacccaaaaaaaataataaaaagactGGGAACAATTAGGCCTTATCggtaagtttttgtaatttatgcaatttatgcaatttttgtcatttttgtcatttttgtcatttttgtcatttttgtcatatttgtcatttttgttatttttgtcatttttgtcatttttgtcatttttgtcatttttgtcatttttgtcatttttgtcatttttgtcatttttgtcatttttgtcatttttgtcatttttgtcatttttgtcatttttgtcatttttgtcatttttgtcatttttgtcatttttgtcatttttgtcatttttgtcattttatgtcatttttgtcatttttgtcatttttgtcatttttgtcatttttgtcatttttgtcatttttgtcatttttgtcatttttgtcatttttgtcatttttgtcatttttgtcatttttgtcatttttgtcatttttgtcatttttgtcatttttgtcatttttgtcatttttgtcatttttgtcatttttgtcatttttgtcatttttgtcatttttgtcatttttgtcatttttgtcatttttgtcatttttgtcatttttgtcatttttgtcatttttgtcatttttgtcatttttgtcatttttgtcatttttgtcatttttgtcatttttgtcatttttgtcatttttgtcatttttgtcatttttgtcatttttgtcatttttgtcatttttgtcatttttgtcatttttgtcatttttgtcatttttgtcatttttgtcatttttgtcatttttgtcatttttgtcatttttgtcatttttgtcatttttgtcatttttgtcatttttgtcatttttgtcatttttgtcatttttgtcatttttgtcatttttgtgtcatttttgtcatttttgtcatttttgtcatttttgtcatttttgtcatttttgtcatttttgttatttttgtcatttttgtcatttttgtcatttttgtcatttttgtcatttttgtcatttttgtcatttttgtcatttttgtcatttttgtcatttttgtcatttttgtcatttttgtcatttttgtcatttttgtcatgtttgtcatttttgtcatttttgtcatttttttctttttggtcattttttgtcatttttgtcatttttgtcatttttgtcatttttgtcatttttgtcatttttgtcatttttgtcatttttgtcatttttgtcatttttgtcatttttgtcatttttgtcatttttgtcatttttgtcatttttgtcatttttgtcatttttgtcatttttgtcatttttgtcatttttgtcatttttgtcatttttgtcatttttgtcatttttgtcatttttgtcatttttgtcatttttgtcatttttgtcatttttgtcatttttgtcatttttgtcatttttgtcatttttgtcatttttgtcatttttgtcatttttgtcatttttgtcatttttgtcatttttgtcatttttgtcatttttgtcatttttgtcatttttgtcatttttgtcatttttgtcattttagtcattttagtcatttttgtcatttttgtcatttttgtcatttttgtcatttttgtcatttttgtcatttttgtcatttttgtcatttttgtcatttttgtcatttttgtcatttttgtcatttttgtcatttttgtcatttttgtcatttttgtcatttttgtcatttttgtcatttttgtcatttttgtcatttttgtcatttttgtcatttttgtcatttttgtcatttttgtcatttttgtcatttttgtcatttttgtcatttttgtcatttttgtcatttttgtcatttttgtcatttttgtcatttttgtcatttttgtcatttttgtcatttttgtcatttttgtcatttttgtcatttttgtcatttttgtcatttttgtcatttttgtcatttttgtcatttttgtcatttttttcttttttttcatttttgtcatttttgtcatttttgtcatttttttttttcatttttttttatttttttcatttttttttatttttgtcatttttgtcatttttgtcatttttgtcatttttgtcatttttgtcatttttgtcatttttgtcatttttgtcatttttgtcatttttgtcatttttgtcatttttgtcatttttgtcatttttgtcatttttgtcatttttgtcatttttgtcatttttgtcatttttgtcatttttgtcatttttgtcatttttgtcatttttgtcatttttgtcatttttgtcatttttgtcatttttgtcatttttgtcatttttgtcatttttgtcatttttgtcatttttgtcatttttgtcatttttgtcatttttgtcatttttgtcatttttgtcatttttgtcatttttgtcatttttgtcatttttgtcatttttgtcatttttttcatttttttcatttttttcatttttgtcatttttgtcatttttgtcatttttgtcatttttgtcatttttgtcatttttgtcatttttgtcatttttgtcatttttgtcatttttgtcatttttgtcatttttgtcatttttgtcatttttgtcatttttgtcatttttgtcatttttgtcatttttgtcatttttgtcatttttgtcatttttgtcatttttgtcatttttgtcatttttgtcatttttgtcatttttgtcatttttgtcatttttgtcatttttgtcatttttgtcatttttgtcatttttgtcatttttgtcatttttgtcatttttgtcatttttgtcatttttgtcatttttgtcatttttgtcatttttgtcatttttgtcatttttgtcatttttgtcatttttgtcatttttgtcatttttgtcatttttgtcatttttgtcatttttgtcatttttttcatttttttcatttttttcatttttgtcatttttgtcatttttgtcatttttgtcatttttgtcatttttgtcatttttgtcatttttgtcatttttgtcatttttgtcatttttgtcatttttgtcatttttgtcatttttgtcatttttgtcatttttgtcatttttgtcatttttgtcatttttgtcatttttgtcatttttgtcatttttgtcatttttgtcatttttgtcatttttgtcatttttgtcatttttgtcatttttgtcatttttgtcatttttgtcatttttgtcatttttgtcatttttgtcatttttgtcatttttgtcatttttgtcatttttgtcatttttgtcatttttgtcatttttgtcatttttgtcatttttgtcatttttgtcatttttgtcatttttgtcatttttgtcatgtttgtcatttttgtcatttttgtcatttttgtcatttttgtcatttttttctttttggtcatttttgtcatttttgtcatttttgtcatttttgtcatttttgtcatttttgtcatttttgtcatttttgtcatttttgtcatttttgtcatttttgtcatttttgtcatttttgtcatttttgtcatttttgtcatttttgtcatttttgtcatttttgtcatttttgtcatttttgtcatttttgtcatttttgtcatttttgtcatttttgtcatttttgtcatttttgtcatttttgtcatttttgtcatttttgtcatttttgtcatttgtgtcatttttgtcattttttttcatttttttaatttttgtcatttttgtcatttttgtcatttttgtcatttttgtcattttagtcatttttgtcatttttgtcatttttgtcatgtttcatAATGATTCAGAAAGTAATCGTATTTTCCATGCTGTTTTTTGTGTCCCAATTTGTTGAACTCTCCTAATATATGTATTCTACTTTTTCGACCAGTTTTGACAAACCCATATTGAATCGAACTGTCAAATCAGCTGATGAATGTTTACCGATGCAGCGTTGAAGGTTTTCGGGAACGTTTTTGCCGCACGccgtttttacaatttttcggttTATTTGTTAATAAATGTCGTTTAAAGTGAACTAACAGATCCTACGAACAACCGGAGTGTTCCGTTGAAATAATAGTAGCAAATAGTCGACATAATTACTAGTAAGATGGAGCGAAACTATCGGGAAGATCAGTGCAACGAGATCGAAGCGCTCGATTCGATCTACTGCGGTGAGCTGGAGGTTTTAGTTTCGGAACCTTTGCATAGGTTCAAACTGCCCATCCGAACCATCGATTATTCCTGTGGTGGTGGTGGCGGCGGCGAAGACGAGGAAGAGCAGGAAGATGATGGCCTAAACTGCATGCTCGTATTTTCATACACCGACAAATATCCGGACACTGCCCCGCTTGTTGAGATTGAAGACCCGGAAAATTTCCGGGACGGTTACGAAGAAGAGCTTCTGGCACATATTGAGGCTACGGTTAGTGTTGCTTCTATTTACTACTTGTTTAAATGTtggaaatgattatttttaattgtagattcaggaaaatatcggaATTGAGATGATTTTTTCGTTGGTAAGTTCCGCTCAGGAATGGCTAAACTGCAAGTACGACCAGCTAAAGAGTGACGCCGAGAACGAGAAGGAAGAGGCAAAACGCCGGCAGGAGGAAATAGAACGCAAGAAGTTCGAGGGCACCCGAGTGACGGTGGAAACGTTCATGACCTGGAAGACCAAGTTCGAGCTCGAGATGGGCATCACGGAGCGGAAGGAGAAAACGGCCGGCGAGGCACGCAAACTGACCGGCAAAGAACTGTTCCTGCGAGACAACACGCTGAACGAGTCTGATCTCAAGTTCCTCATGGATGCAGGAGAACCGATCGAGAATGTGCGCATCGACGAATCGCTCTTCCAGAACATCGACGACCTTGAGCTGGACTCGGACGATGACGAGGACGACGAGGACTTCGTGCCAGATGAGAAGTGAGCTCCCATGATGGTACTCGAGCTCCGCCGTTGGATAATGTTGTATTGtttttgagaaacaagaaaccTCTACTATATTTGCTTAATATGACGACTAAGCAGCAGTCGGAAAATATACATTTAGATGGTACGCTTCCTAATTGTTTTGTTTGGTTTATTCTTAATTTGTGAAATgagtaaaaaatcatcaaatatgaTAAACTCAGGGTGCATTTGGCAAGcgagttttaaaattcatttcttgatggtgaaaattgtttCTATTTATAGTTAAGGCGATTTTGCAAAAACATACCTAATTGCTGATTAAGGATTTTGGGAGTTTTCAAGATTTATGGTTTCAAGGATTGATATTATTGCATTATGcaacatttttgttcttttcgtCAAATATGTTATTTCGATCGATTTCGCTTTTTTGtcgatttgtattttttttttgttttatgtctTCCTGTGTCATGTTATTCTTCTCTTATCTCTCTTAggataaaaatgtctttaataatttcttcaaaactatgATAGGCCTCAGTAAAGATAATTTACTTTTACGATAAAAAGTCGATGTAGTGAATTTCTGCTTGTAAGTTGAACGCTGAAGTTGCATACATTCAGGCGGAAATCGTGTGTTCAAGACTTATTTCAGACACAGTATTTGAATATCGCCTGTATTTAGTTAAGTAACTTAACTGTTACAGAAttgtatcttttttattttaacacggtggtgtaattaaaaaaactgattttttcgtTCTTGGGTACAGTTTTTTCTCCGTGTCGCAAAGTGTTAACGTAGCTGAACTTTTTCCAGGGTTGACGTTTTTCCATTCTGCTTTCATCTCGTGGCCGTTGCCGTGTCATCAAAATccttcaaaatcttcaaaatcaccGAGCTGCTCGAGAGATGATTGCCGCAGTCTGTTAAGAAAAAGCGAAAATTGTGGTCGTGTCGTAATTTAGCTGGTCCGCGACCGTTTTCTTGATCATTCGAAGGGTGTCGCGATTTTAGGTTTTGGGAATAAGTGCACAAATTTTAACGTTCTATGCTTAGGAAGTAgtgattcaaagatttcaaatcGTAGTAGGCCATCTAGGTAGAATCCCTGCAAAACCGGCACCATGGGACTGTTGCGATACATCCGGAACCGGATCATCAATTTTCTGGTATTCTTCTTCATTGTGGTTCTGTTACCCGGATTGCCACCGAAAACGACATTCCCGTTCGAAGGGTTTACGTAAGTACATCAATTATTACCATTTTGCATCATTtaggaaaaaaacatgaacatgaCGATACAGatcttaaaattcagaattgccCAACTTGCACGAACGAATGCCACTGTTCTCTGTCCTTGTCAAGCTAATGGGTAGACACGTCTTAACCTTGTCGTGCTGTACTGTTTACACCCGACCCGAGCGAATGCCATCTTCAGATTTGTTTTATGaactgttgagttttttttttaccatcggCTTTGAACTTGATATATGACGTACATTgttaattttgcaattttactATCTAATGGACTTTGGAGAAATTCTCGTTAATGGCTTGATACGATATGACTGTTCCTAATTTTCTAATAGGTTTTTtacaaattgttcaaatttttttctgaaaattattaaattgaaacaaattccctagaaacataatttttttttaaatcttatcgaaggtgattttggtaaaaaaataaaaaaggatttaaatcctgttgaacggtttttttttaactaaaattgtCTAATTCGGAAATTTAATGTATTTTCTCAAATCTCCTATCTCAGTTAATCCAGGTTTATAATTTCTGCtctaaagatttacaaaaacaaatactaaaattaattttcacaatttttttttcatccgtcAACAGCATCACTCCCCCGAAGGAGCTTAAAGGTGCCCTGGAACCGAACAATCACCTGGACAATGCCGAGCTGCTGTTCGTGAACAAGCTGCTAGGACCGGAAGCGCTGCTGGTGCGTGGCAAGGATCTCTACACCACCATCAACGGGGGCGAGATCGTGCGCATCAACGGCCAACACATCACACACGTGGCAAAAGTGGGACGCGCTTGCGGTCAGTTCTGACATTGAATTATTCTAATGCTAAGCTTATCTAATTTTGTGTGTGGTTTTCTTTCTTATAGAATCAATATATGAGCCAGAAATTTGCGGAAGGCCGCTCGGAATTGCTTTCGACACTCAGGGTGATAACCTGATCGTTGCTGATGCGTACTACGGTATCTGGTCAGTCAGTCTGGTCAATGGAGATAAAATCCAGCTCGTTTCGCCAGATCTCGTCTTAGATGGCAAAGGAGTTAACCGCAAGGCACGTCTTTTCAACAGTGTTGCTGTTGCCAAAAAT is a window encoding:
- the LOC129739874 gene encoding RWD domain-containing protein 1-like, with translation MERNYREDQCNEIEALDSIYCGELEVLVSEPLHRFKLPIRTIDYSCGGGGGGEDEEEQEDDGLNCMLVFSYTDKYPDTAPLVEIEDPENFRDGYEEELLAHIEATIQENIGIEMIFSLVSSAQEWLNCKYDQLKSDAENEKEEAKRRQEEIERKKFEGTRVTVETFMTWKTKFELEMGITERKEKTAGEARKLTGKELFLRDNTLNESDLKFLMDAGEPIENVRIDESLFQNIDDLELDSDDDEDDEDFVPDEK
- the LOC129739873 gene encoding LOW QUALITY PROTEIN: uncharacterized protein LOC129739873 (The sequence of the model RefSeq protein was modified relative to this genomic sequence to represent the inferred CDS: inserted 2 bases in 2 codons; substituted 1 base at 1 genomic stop codon), whose protein sequence is MPQYKADTELRRILFELDSVAGILKSDLHTLMELIPRNLDDIGQPPRSYQLRYTGQHEEDLREAATRQGSSPILLLFEEWGTSGKKRPTLNHLYQLXDNGGIVQSSRLHSGXLLKIARPVRPSKGPAAEVDTELVLQELLEKDLDRISYPNSSQLQNGMQSLTLENNLNRPSTPKREDIVNFPNEIPRDSILDGRIPSILSDTKNDSPLPDLSGLLSGPNQASMNRDSMSSSNNESSGSESTVTNGRNSSEHSINRNESISRSERLESISEDQEEGSSNTNRSFDGPAISSLLNGPDQISANDLPNLSFFGQPQPVSSSNLIEFSSTISAELDTPIQFRFAYLQSATANFDSRPFTNRAWNNPNGRLLGSGGFGQVFLGLHLTKDIPVAAIKRLFPSNYKYEEKYNRELDLLTRNRHPNIVRLLGYSNDDQLSLVYEYLPDGTLEDLLRQSNEKRFPVPVARRLNYLLGISRAIKFLHDPAVNIIHRDVTLRNILLHGEIAKLCXFGLIKSISSLTTTGVVGTGPYLAPEALRRTVTPALDIYSFGVVIAEVATGEAVLHAILSQSDEPDLLERVTARDADWEAMVDRKIEPEQLPLWSVVGRQLLELANDCLQERLRRPSAGDVERRIEQMSCVGLP